The Paenibacillus mucilaginosus 3016 genome includes the window CCGATGCCCGCAAGAGGAATCCCCAGATCGCTGGCGGACTTGCAGTGGTCCCCGGCCAGCACCCCGAGGCCCCCCGAGTAGATCGGGAGCGACTCATGGAAGCCGAACTCGGCGGAGAAATAGGCGATCGCCTGCCGCGTATGCTGCGGATACTGCTGGCTGAACCAGGTCGAAGCCGCCATATACTCGTCGTACTCGTTCAGTACGGCGTCCATCGTTTTGAGGAAGCCGCTGTCCTGCGCCCGCTTCTCGAGTACGGCGGGATCGATCTCGGTCAGCAGACGGACCGGGTTGTGCTGATACTGGTTCCAGAGTACCGGATCAATCCGCGAGAACAGGGACAGGGCGCTGTCATTCCAGCTGAACCACAGGTTGTAAGCGAGCTCCGACAAGCGGCGGAGCCGGGCCGGAAGCTTGATATTGCGGGCTTGGAACTTCGTAAGCATAGGTTTCACCTCTACCCCCATTTTTACGTTCCCGGCTTCGGGAGGCGCGGGACACGTTGAACTGTTCCGGGTCGGACGGACTCGGCTCGGGAGCATGCCGGCCCGGAGTGAACTTGAGCGGACAGATGCGGCCGTTGTCAGGCTGCCCTTCGGTTCGGAGCCCGGCCGCGGCCGGAGGCTGACCGCCCTGCAGGCCCGTTCCTTGGCATTCAGTACAGTAGTATTTTATCTGGAGCGGGGGTTCATACCTCGTTTGCCAAAGGAAAGCAGGAAGGATAGCAGCAGCAGGACACCGAGCATGGCGGCGAACAGAGATCCGGCCGCAGGGAGCGTATGGCGCAGCAGGGTGCTGACCGGCCGGGTGACTTCAGGCTCGGGCAGGACGGACCAGACCGAGAGGGCGGGGGAGAGCGGCTCCCAGAGCAGCAGCACCAGCAGGGCGGCGAGCACGCCGTGCAGCAGCCGGGCGGCGGCAAAGGGAGCGTAGCGGAGATCGGTCTGATGAAGCAGGGAGACGATCTGGGCATGGACCGAGAGACCGCCCCAAGAGAGCACCCAGGCGGCGATGGCCGCTTTGTAAATCTCGGGGATGCCCGCTGCGCCGCCGGCCGCTTTGGAGCCGATCGTCACCTCGAAGAATCCGCCTACCACGGCCTCGGCCAGCGGAGCCGGAAGAGCGAACAGCCGCAGGATCGATTCGGCTCCGGCATAGAGCAGGTTCATGATATGGGCGGAGCTCATGACCTCCATGACGACGGAGAAAAACACGACCAGCCCGCCCACCACGAACATGAGCTGCAGCCCGGAACCCAGCGCTTTCTGCAGCATGACGCCAAGCGGCCGTCCGTCCTTCATCCTCGCTTCGTGCATGGCATCGAACGCGCGCTGCCACAGCCCCCTCCCGGAGATCGGCCCGGAAGAGCCGGCAGGCACGGGTTGAGCGTTATTACCCGCCCCCGGCTTGCCATGAAACCGCATCAGGAGGCCGATCAGCACCGCTGACCCGTAATGCGCGGCGGCGAGGACGCCGGCCAGGGCGGCGTCATGGAAGAAGCCCACGGCCACGGCGCCGATCAGGAAGATGGGGTCCGAGGAGGTGGTGAAGGCGACGAGGCGTTCGCCTTCCTCCCGGTTTACGAGCCGCTGCTCCCACAGCTGGGCGGTCAGGCGGGCGCCGATGGGATAACCGGAGGCGAACCCCATGGCCATGACGAAGCCCCCGATGCCGGGGACACGGAACAGCGGCCGCATGAGCGGATCGAGCAGGGTGCCGAAGAAGTGAACGATGCCCACGCCAAGCATCATTTCGGAGATGACGAAGAAGGGGAACAGGGCG containing:
- the ylbJ gene encoding sporulation integral membrane protein YlbJ yields the protein MRRRMLPFYAATLFAVTLAGLMLIFPSEALRASLKGVSIWWDVLFPALFPFFVISEMMLGVGIVHFFGTLLDPLMRPLFRVPGIGGFVMAMGFASGYPIGARLTAQLWEQRLVNREEGERLVAFTTSSDPIFLIGAVAVGFFHDAALAGVLAAAHYGSAVLIGLLMRFHGKPGAGNNAQPVPAGSSGPISGRGLWQRAFDAMHEARMKDGRPLGVMLQKALGSGLQLMFVVGGLVVFFSVVMEVMSSAHIMNLLYAGAESILRLFALPAPLAEAVVGGFFEVTIGSKAAGGAAGIPEIYKAAIAAWVLSWGGLSVHAQIVSLLHQTDLRYAPFAAARLLHGVLAALLVLLLWEPLSPALSVWSVLPEPEVTRPVSTLLRHTLPAAGSLFAAMLGVLLLLSFLLSFGKRGMNPRSR